Part of the Cellulomonas hominis genome, GGCTGTTCGTGTCGCTCGGGATCGGCATCTTCTACGCGGAGTGGGTGACGGGCTGACCGTGGGTGCCGACGACCTCAGGACGCCGGAGGCTCTCTCCCGGGCGCGGGTCGTCGTCGCCGGGCTCGGGGTGTCGGGGCGCGCCGCCCGCGACGTGCTGGCCGGCCTCGGCGCGCGGGTGACGACCGTGGACGACCGGGCGGCGGACGCCGACGCGACCGTCGAGGCGTTCCTGTCCGGCGACGGTCTCGCGGCGGCGGACGTCGTCGTGGTCTCGCCGGGCTGGCCGCCCGCGCACCCGCTGCTCGCGGCCGCGCGCGGCGCGGGGGTGCCCGTGTGGAGCGAGGTCGAGCTCGCGTGGCGCCTGCGGGTGGACCGCGACTCCGGCGGGGGACCCGCGCCCTGGCTCGCGGTGACGGGCACGAACGGCAAGACGACGACCGTGGAGATGCTGGCGTCCGTGCTGCGGGCGGCCGGCCGGCGGGCGGCCGCCGTCGGCAACGTCGGCACGCCGGTGGTGCTCGCGGCCACCGACCCGGCCCTGGACGTGCTGGCCGTCGAGCTGTCCTCCTTCCAGCTGCACCACACGGAGTCGATGGCCGCGCAGGCCGCCGTGGTGCTGAACGTGGCCGCCGACCACCTGGACTGGCACGGCTCGCTCGACGCGTACGCCGCGGACAAGGGCCGCGTCTACGCGGGCGTCGAGGTGGCCTGCGTGTACAACGCCGCCGACCGCACGACCGAGGACCTGGTCCGCGAGGCCGACGTGGCCGACGGGGCGGTCGCGGTCGGGTTCACGCTCGGCTCGCCCGGGGTCGGGCAGGTCGGGCTGGTCGACCGGATGCTCGTCGACCGCGGCTTCGCGGCGCTCCGGCACACCCACGCCGCCGAGCTCGCGACCTTCGACGACCTCGCGCATCTCGCCGGCCCGGACGGTCTCGCGCCGCACGTGGTGCAGGACGCCCTGGCGGCCGCCGCCCTCGCGCTCGCCCACGGGGTGCCGCCGGAGGCGGTCGGGGCCGGCCTGCGCGCGTACGCGCCGGGCGCGCACCGGATCGCGACCGTCGCCGAGGTCGACGGCGTGCGCTACGTCGACGACTCGAAGGCCACGAACGCGCACGCCGCCGCCGCGTCGCTCGCCGCCTTCGCGCCCCGCAGCGTCGTGTGGCTCGCGGGCGGGCTCGCCAAGGGCGCCACGTTCGACGACCTCGTGGCGGCCCGCGCGGACCGGCTGCACGCCGTCGTCCTGATCGGCGTGGACCCCGCGCCGCTCGCCGACGCGCTCGCCCGACACGCGCCGCAGGTCCCCGTCGTCCGCGTCGATCCCGGTGACACTGGGACCGTGATGACCCGCGCCGTGACCGAGGCCCGCCGCCTGGCGGACGCCCGGGGCGCGGGCACCACCGTCCTGCTGGCGCCGGCGTGCGCCTCGATGGACCAGTTCTCCTCGTACGCCGCACGGGGAGAGGCGTTCGCCGCCGAGGTCCGCGCACTGCAGCCGAGGGGGTGAGCCCGGCGCCGATGGCCCAGACGACCGACGCCCCGGCGCCCGGGACCCCGCGCGCCCCCTCCCGCCTCGGGCAGTGGAACAGCGCCGTCACGAGCTACTACCTGCTCGTCGGCGCCAGCATGCTGCTGCTCGTCCTCGGCCTCGTCATGGTGCTGTCCTCCTCGTCGGTCGAGTCCCTGGCGAGCGGGGATTCGCCGTACGCCGTGTTCCTCGGGCAGGCGCAGTTCGCGCTGATCGGCCTGCCGCTGATGTGGCTCGCCTCGCGGGTGCCGACGCGCGCCTACAAGCGGCTCGCCTGGCCGCTGCTCGCCGTCGGCATCGCCGGGCAGCTGCTCGTGTTCTCGCCGCTCGGCCTGAGCAAGGGCGGCAACCGGGGCTGGATCTACCTGCCCGGGTTCTCGGCGCAGCCGTCCGAGGCCCTCAAGCTCGCGCTCGTCGTGTGGCTCGGGGCGATCCTCGTGCGCAAGCAGCCGCTGTTCGACGACTGGAAGCACGCGGCGATCCCCGCGCTGCCCGTCGCCGCCGGTGCCATCGGCCTGGTGCTGCTCGGGCACGACCTGGGCACCGGCATCACGATGTTCATCCTCGTCGCGGGCGCCCTGTTCGTCGCCGGGGTGCCGATGCGGATCTTCGCCGTCGCCGGGGTGGGTGCCGCGGCCGTGGTCGCCGTGATGGCCGTCGCCAGCGACAACCGCGTCGGGCGGATCATGGACTTCTTCAGCGGCGACTGCGACCCCACCGACGGCTGCTACCAGACCAAGCACGGCCTGCAGGCGCTGGCCACCGGCGGCTGGTTCGGGCTCGGGCTCGGGCAGAGCCGCGAGAAGTGGTCGTACCTGCCCGAGGCGCACAACGACTTCATCTACGCGATCATCGGGGAGGAGCTCGGCCTGATCGGCACGCTGCTGGTGCTCGTGCTGTTCGGCGTCCTCGCCTTCGCCATGTTCCGGATCATCGCCCGGCACCCGGACCCGTTCGCCCAGGTCGTGACCGGCGGCGTCGCCGCGTGGATCATCGGCCAGGCGCTGGTGAACATGGGTGTGGTCGTCGGCCTGCTGCCCGTGATCGGCGTGCCGCTGCCGCTGGTGTCGGCCGGGGGGTCGGCGCTGATCACCACGCTCGTCGCGCTGGGCGTGGTCGTCTCGTTCGCGCGCACCGAACCCGGGGCCGCGGAGGCGCTCGCCGCGCGGCCGAGCGTCGTGCGCCGCTCCCTCGCGGTGATCGGGCGGACCCGTGCCTGACGCCGCGCCGCCGCGACCCGCGGCACACCTGCTCGCACCACCGGCGCGACCGCGCCCGAACCGGAGGACCCTGTGACCGCACCCGACGCCACCCCGGGCGGCGAGAACCCCGAGCAGCCGCGTCCGCGCGCCGTGCTGCTCGCGGGCGGCGGCACCGCGGGGCACGTCAACCCGCTGCTCGCCGTCGCCGAGGAGCTGCGCGCCCGCGACCCCGAGCTGCACCTCGCGGTGCTCGGCACGGCGGAGGGGCTGGAGTCCCGGCTGGTCCCGGAGCGCGGCCTCGAGATGCACGTGGTCCCGAAGGTGCCGCTGCCCCGGCGCCCCACCCCCGACTGGTTCAGGCTGCCCCGGCTGCTGCGCGCCGCGGTGGACGCGGCCGGCGTCGCGATCGACGAGACCGGCGCCCAGGCGGTCGTCGGGTTCGGCGGCTACGTCTCGACCCCGGCGTACCTCGCCGCCCGGTCGCGCGGCGTCCCGGTGGTGGTGCACGAGCAGAACGCGCGCGCGGGCCTGGCGAACCGCCTCGGCGCGCGCACCGCGGCGGCCGTCGCCGTGACGTTCCCCGGCACCCGGCTGCCGCGCGCCCAGGTCACCGGCCTCCCGCTGCGCCCGGAGATCGCCGGGCTGCTGGCCGACCGCGCGCGCGACCCCGAGGGCACCAGGCGCCGCGCCGCGGCCGAGCTCGGCTTCGACCCCGCCCGGGTCACGCTGCTCGTCACCGGCGGCTCGCTCGGCGCCGTCTCGGTGAACCGCGCCGTCGCCGCGCAGGCCCGCGCGATCCTCGCGACCGGCGCGGAGGTGCTCCACCTCACCGGCGCGGGCAAGGCGGAGGACGTGCGGGCCGCCGTCCGCGGGGTGCCCGGCGCCGAGCGGTACCACGTGCGCGAGTACCTCGGCGAGATGGAGCAGGCGCTGGCCGTGGCAGACCTCGTGCTGTGCCGCTCCGGCGCGGGCACCGTCAGCGAGCTCGCCGCGCTCGGTATCCCCGCCGTGTACGTGCCGCTGCCCGTGGGCAACGGCGAGCAGCGGCTCAACGCGCAGCCGGTGGTCGCCGAGGGCGGCGGGCTGCTCGTCGCCGACGAGGACCTCACGGGCGAGTGGATCGCCGCGCACCTGCTGCCGCTGCTCGACCCCGCGGCCGCCGACGAGCGCCGGGAGATGGGCGCCGCCGCCGCGCGCGTGGGCGTGCCCGACGCCGCGGCGCGGGTGGCGGACCTGGTGCTCGAGGCGCTGGCCGAGGGCGAGCGGCGAGCGGCCGAGCAGGCCGAGGCCGAGCGGCTGGCGGCGGAGCGCGCGGAGGCGGAGGCGGCCGCGGCGGCTGCCCGCGCAGCGGACGGGGACGCGCCGGAGGGCGCCGACGCCGGGCCCGCCGACGCCGAGCCGGACGCCGCCCCGGCCGAGGAGCCCGCGCCGCACGGCTCCGCGCTGGACGACCTCGGCCGCGTGCACCTGCTCGGCGTCGGCGGCGCGGGCATGTCCGCGGTCGCGGGCCTGCTGGTCGCGCGCGGCCTGACGGTCTCCGGCTCGGACGCGCACGAGGGCCCGGCGCTGGCCGGGCTGCGCGAGGCCGGCGTCACCGTGCACGTCGGCCACGACGCGGCGCACGTCGAGGACGTCGACACCGTCGTACGGTCCAGCGCCGTGCGCGACACCAACCCCGAGGTCGCGAGGGCGCGCGAGCGCGGCATCCCGGTGCTGCACCGCTCCGATGCCCTGGCCGCGCTCATGGCGGGCCGGATCGGCATCGCGGTGGCCGGGGCGCACGGCAAGACCACCACCTCGACCATGGTCGCGACCGCGCTGGCCGCGGCCGGCCGCGAGGACCCGGTGCTCGACCCGTCGTACGCGATCGGCGGCACCGTGCTCACGGCCGAGGGCGCGGGCCCGGGGTACCGGACGGGCGCCGGCGAGGTCTTCGTGGCGGAGGCCGACGAGTCCGACGGCTCCTTCCTGGCGTACGCGCCGGCGGTCGCCGTGGTCACCAACGTCGAGCCGGACCACCTCGACCACTACGGCACGACCGAGGCCTTCGAGGCGGCGTTCCAGGCGTTCGCGGACCGCGTGCTCGACGGCGGCGCGCTCGTCGCCTGCCTGGACGACCCGGGCGCCGCGCGGCTGGTCGCGGCCGTCCGGGACCGGCTCACCCGGCGCGGCGTTCGGGTGCTCACGTACGGCACGGACGCGGCCATCGCGGCCGACGACGCCGGCCCGGACCTCGTGCTCGGCCCGGTGCGGGCGACCGGGGGGCGCTGGCACGTCACCCTGACGTCCCGGTCCGCCGAGGTGCCCGGAGCCGACCTCGAGCTGGCCGTCCCGGGCGAGCACAACGCCGCGAACGCCGCGGCGGCGTACCTGGCGGCGTGGGCCGTCGGGGCCGACGCGGCGGCCGTCGCGGCCGGGCTGGGGGAGTTCCGCGGCACCGGCCGGCGGTTCGAGGACCGCGGTACGGCGGGCGGCGTCCGGGTCGTCGACGACTACGCGCACCACCCGACCGAGGTCGCGGCGCTTCTCCGCACCGCCCGGCAGGTCGCGGGCGACGGCCGGGTGCACGTGCTGTTCCAGCCGCACCTGTACTCGCGCACGCGCACCTTCGCGACGGAGTTCGGCGCGGCGCTGGACCTCGCCGACACCGTCGTGGTGACCGACGTCTACGCCGCGCGCGAGGACCCGGCCCCGGAGGTCTCCGGCGACACCATCGTGCAGCGCGTCCCGACGCCGGGCCGGGCGGCGTTCGTCGCGGACGGGCACGACGCGGCCCGCGCAGTCGCCGCGGCCGCCGCGCCGGGGGACCTCGTGCTCACGGTCGGCGCCGGCGACGTGACGCTGCTCGCCGCCGAGGTGCTCGAGGCGCTGGGCGCGCCGGAGCCCGGGGACGGCGGGAGCGGGACGGCGTGACGCCCCAGCGCCCGCGTCCGCCGCAGCCCGGGCGCGCGTCCGGGCCGCAGCGCCCGCCCGCGCCCCGGCCCGCGCCGCCCCGGCCGCGCGGGCCGCAGCAGCCCGCGCCCGGGTCCGGCGGGGCGACCGCGCCGACCCAGTCGGTCCCGGCCGCCGACGCCGCCCGCCCGGAGCCAGGCCGCGCCCGCAGCACCGCGCCCCGCACGGCACCGGGAACCGCCGGCCGCGCCGGTCCCGGGGGCCCGGCGACCCCCGCCGCGGGGTCCGCCGCCGCCCCGGGCCGCGCGCTCGCCCCGCGCACCGGTGCGTTCCCGGTGCGCCCGCCGGTGGTGAGCCAGGGCTCGGCCGCGCGGTTCGCCGAGCGGGCCCGCGCCCGGCAGCGGCTCGCCTGGCGGCAGATCCTGCTGGTCGCCGGCTCGGTCGTCGTGGTCGCCGGCCTCGCCTGGGTGCTGCTGCTCTCGCCGGCGCTCGCGCTGGACCGGGAGCAGGTGGCGGTGACCGGCGCCGGGACCGTCGTGGCGGTCGACCAGGTGCGCGCGGTCGTGGACGAGGAGGCCGGCACGCCCCTGACCCGGCTGGACACCGCGCGCCTGCGGACGGCGCTGCTGGACGTGCCCGGGGTCCGGGACGTCGTGCTGACCCGGGACTGGCCGCACGGGCTGTCCGTCGCGCTCGTCTCCCGCGAGCCCGTCGCGGCGGTGCCCGAGTCGGCGGACGTCGTGGAGCGCGCCGAGGACGCGGGCGAGTCCGGCGGGGCGGGCTACGCGCTGGTGGACGAGGAGGGCGTGCAGGTCGGCCGGGCCGACGCGCCGCCGGAGGGCCTGCCCGTGGTCGAGGTCCCCGTCGGGGAGGCCCGCATCCTCGCGGCCGCGCTCGGCGTGCTGCACGCGCTGCCCGAGGCGCTGCTGGCCGACATCGGGCAGGTGTCCGCGGGGACCCAGGACACCGTGAGCTTCGTGCTGCGGGACGGGGCGACGGTGGAGTGGGGGAGCGCGCAGGACGTGTCGCTCAAGGCGGCGGTCCTGCAGGCGCTCCGGGCGGCCCCGGAGACCGCCGGCTCGGCCCGGTACGACGTGTCCGCGCCGACGATGCCGGTCGTCGGGTGAGGCCGCGCGCGACATGGCCGACACGCGCGCGCGGTCGTTGAACGGTCGCCGTGCGACCCATACGGTCAGAACCAGAACTGACATAACTATAACCCTCTAGTTGAGGGTGAAGGTTCGTCGACAGCGCAACGAGAGGCACCCACCGTGGCAGCTCCGCAGAACTACCTGGCGGTCATCAAGGTCGTCGGCATCGGCGGTGGTGGCGTCAACGCCGTGAACCGCATGATCGAGGTCGGCCTCAAGGGTGTCGAGTTCATCGCCATCAACACCGACGCCCAGGCCCTGCTCATGTCCGACGCGGACGTCAAGCTCGACGTCGGCCGGGAGCTGACCCGCGGGCTCGGCGCCGGCGCCGACCCCGAGGTCGGCAAGAAGGCCGCCGAGGACCACGCGGAGGAGATCGAGGACGTCCTGCGGGGCGCCGACATGGTCTTCGTCACCGCGGGCGAGGGCGGCGGCACCGGCACCGGCGGCGCGCCCGTCGTGGCCCGGATCGCCCGCTCGCTCGGCGCTCTGACCATCGGCGTGGTCACGCGGCCGTTCACCTTCGAGGGCCGCCGGCGCACGGTGCAGGCCGACTCCGGCATCGAGGCCCTGCGCGCCGAGGTCGACACGCTCATCGTCATCCCGAACGACCGCCTGCTGTCCATCTCGGACCGCTCGGTGTCGGTGCTCGACGCGTTCCGTTCGGCGGACCAGGTGCTGCTCTCCGGTGTCCAGGGCATCACCGACCTCATCACCACCCCGGGCCTCATCAACCTCGACTTCGCGGACGTGAAGTCCGTGATGCAGGGAGCGGGGTCGGCCCTCATGGGCATCGGCTCGGCCCGGGGCGAGGACCGCGCGGTGCAGGCCGCCGAGCTGGCGATCTCCTCGCCGCTGCTCGAGGCCAGCATCGACGGCGCGCACGGCGTGCTGCTGTCGATCCAGGGTGGCTCCGACCTCGGCCTGTTCGAGATCAACGAGGCCGCCCGCCTGGTGCAGGAGGCCGCGCACCCCGAGGCGAACATCATCTTCGGCGCGGTCATCGACGACGCCCTCGGCGACGAGGTGCGCGTGACGGTCATCGCGGCGGGCTTCGACGGCGGCGCCCCGGTGGTCCGCCGCGACGCGCGCGGGCTCGGCCAGGTCAGCGCCGGGCGCGCGGGCCAGGCGCCCGCGGCGATCCCGCCGTCGGCCGCCGTGCCCACGACGACCGCCGCGCACGCGGCCGTCCCGCCGCGCCCGGTCAACCCGGACGAGGAGCGGGCCGCCGCCGCGTCGGACGTCCCCGCGTTCCTCAGCCCGGACCAGGCCGGCACCAGCCAGCTCGAGGTCCCGCGGATCTTCGAGGAGGAGGTCGCCCGCCGCAAGGAGGACGACCTCGACGTGCCCGACTTCCTCAAGTAGCCCCGTGCTGCCGGTCCTCGAGGTCGACCTCGGTCCGGGCGTCCGCGCCGGGTTCACCACCCGCGTGGGCGGCGTCAGCGCGGCGCCGTGGGACGAGCTCAACCTCGGCCTCGGCGTCGGCGACGACCCCGCGGCGGTCCGGGAGAACCGGGCGCGCGTCGGGGCGTGGGCCGGGGCGCCGGTCGCGTTCGCCCGGCAGGTGCACGGCGCGGACGTGCACGTCCTCGGCGGCCCGGACGAGGCCGCCGCGGACGCCGTGGCCGACGCCGACGCCCTCGTCACGGCGCTGCGCGGCACGGCGGTCGGCGTGCTCGTGGCCGACTGCGTGCCGGTGCTGCTCGCGGACGCCCCGGCGGGCGTGGTCGCCGCGGTGCACGCCGGGCGGCGCGGGCTCGCCGCCGGCGTGCTGCAGGCGGCCCTGGCGGAGATGGTCGCGCGCGGTGCCGACCCGGAGCGGGTGCGCGCGGCGGTCGGCCCGGCCATCAGCGGCCCGCGGTACGAGGTGCCGGCGGAGATGCAGGCGGAGGTCGCCGCGCTCGTCCCGGAGGCCGCGTGCACGACGGCCTGGGGCACGCCCGGGCTCGACCTGCCGGCCGGCGCCGCCGCGGTGCTGCGCCGGGCCGGGGTGCGCGACGTCCACGAGCCCGGCTGGTGCACCGACACCGAGTCCCGGTTCTACTCCTTCCGGCGCGCGCAGCGGACCGGCGGGACCACCGGGCGGTCCGCGGGCGTGGTCGCGCTGGTCTGACCGGCCGCGACACGCCGCGTGTCGCAACCGGGCGCGGCTCGGGGGCGTTGCTAGCGTGACGACGCAGGACGCATGACGTTGTTCGGGGATGGAGTGATCGCGATGGCCGGAACGCTGCGCAAGACCATGCTGTACCTCGGGCTTGCCGACGACCGTGGCGAGCACGACCAGTACGTCGACGAGTACGACGAGCCGGAGGCGACGGTGGGACAGGACTACGAGGCCGAGGTCACGCCGCTGCACCGCACGGCCGCGCCCGTCGAGCGCCCGGTCGCCGCGCCGGCCCCGCGCCACGACGGCGAGGTGCGCCGGATCACCACGATCCACCCGCGCTCCTACAACGACGCGCGCAAGATCGGCGAGGCGTTCCGCGAGAACACGCCGGTCATCATGAACCTGTCCGACATGGACGACTCGGACGCGAAGCGGCTGGTGGACTTCGCCGCCGGCCTGATCTTCGGGCTGCACGGCGCCATCGAGCGGGTCACCAACAAGGTGTTCCTGCTCTCGCCGTCCTCCGTGGAGATCACCGGCGACGGGCGGCCCGCCGAGGGCTCGCGCGCCGGCTTCTTCAACCAGAGCTGACGGACTAGGGGAGACTGGGGCGCGTGACCTTCGTCCTCGGCCTGCTGCAGCTCGTCGTCCTGGCCTTCATCCTCGTCCTGCTCGTGCGCCTGGTCCTCGACTGGGTGCAGTACTTCGCGCGCGACTGGCGGCCGCGGGGCGCTGCACTCGTGGTCGCGGAGATCACCTACTCCGTGACGGACCCGCCGCTGCGCGCCCTGCGCCGCGTCATCCCGCCGCTCACGCTCGGCTCCGTGCGCCTGGACCTCGCGTTCCTGGTGCTCATGCTCGGCTGCTCCTTCCTGCTCTCCCTGCTGGGCTGGCTGGCGGTATGACCCGTGCGCTCGCAGGACCGACCGGCCACCCGGCCGATCGGCGCACCTCCCGCCCCGGGCGGGTCGCGTGCACAAACCGGAATGTCCGCTACGGTGGCCCGAGGTGGTCGGCGGACTGCCACCGGCTCGACCCAGTACGACCGAAGAGGTGACGACGATGGCACTGCTGACGGCAGACGACGTCCTGAACAAGAAGTTCCAGGCGACCAAGTTCCGCGAGGGGTACGACCAGGACGAGGTCGACGACTTCCTCGACGAGGTCGTGAACACCCTCCGGGAGACCCAGAGCGAGAACGAGGAGCTCAAGGCCAAGCTCGCCGCGGCCGAGCGCCGCATCGCGGAGCTGAGCCGCCAGGGCGCCCAGTCCGCCGCGGCCCCGAAGCCCGAGGCGGAGAAGCCCGCCCCGGTCGCGGCCCCGGCCCCCGTCGCGCCGGCCCCCACGCCCGCCCCGGCCCCGGTCGCCACCGCGCCCGTGCAGCCGCAGCGGCAGAGCGAGCCCGAGTCCGCCACCGGCATGCTCGCGCTGGCCCAGAAGCTGCACGACGACTACGTGCGCTCGGGCCAGGAGGAGGGCGACCGCATCGTCAACGAGGCCAAGGGCCAGGCGCAGCGGATCGTCCGCGAGGCCGAGGAGACCTCGGCCCGCACGCTCAGCGAGCTCGAGCAGGAGCGGTCGATCCTCGAGCGCAAGATCGACGAGCTGCGCGTGTTCGAGCGCGACTACCGCACGCGCCTGAAGAGCTACCTCGAGAACCTGCTCGGGGACCTGGACAACCGGGCGAGCGCGCTGCCGCAGCGCGGTGCCCAGGGCGCGACGCCGTCCGGCGACCGCATCTGACCCGTCCGACCGTCCGGCAGACCGCCGCCGATCGTCACCCACGACACACCACGCCCTCGTCGGGCGTGGTGTGTTGTGCGTCCAGGCGACGGCGCATAGTCTCTGCGGACTCCTGAGGAAAGAGGACCCCGTGGCCATCAACGACTCGCTCAGCGCGCCCGCCCCCCGCACGCTCCCCGACCTGACGGACGCAGCCACCCGGTTCCCGGTCCGCGCGGGGGAGGAGCCCTGGACCGAGCAGGAGGTGCAGGAGATCGCGGCCGAGCTCGTCGCCGAGATCGACCGCCTGACCGCCGAGCTCGCCGCTGCCGACGAGGAGCTGTCGGAGCTGCTGCGCAACTCCGGCGACGGCGCCGGCGACGACCAGGCCGACTCCGGCTCGAGCGCCCTGGAGCGCGAGCACGAGCTCACCCTGGTCAACAACACCCGCGACATGCTCGAGCAGACGACCCGCGCCCTCGCGCGGATCGACGCCGGCACCTTCGGCCGCTGCGACTCCTGCGGCGAGGCCATCGGCAAGGCCCGCGTGCAGGCGTTCCCGCGCGCGACGCTCTGCGTGGCGTGCAAGCAGCGCGAGG contains:
- the murD gene encoding UDP-N-acetylmuramoyl-L-alanine--D-glutamate ligase, whose protein sequence is MGADDLRTPEALSRARVVVAGLGVSGRAARDVLAGLGARVTTVDDRAADADATVEAFLSGDGLAAADVVVVSPGWPPAHPLLAAARGAGVPVWSEVELAWRLRVDRDSGGGPAPWLAVTGTNGKTTTVEMLASVLRAAGRRAAAVGNVGTPVVLAATDPALDVLAVELSSFQLHHTESMAAQAAVVLNVAADHLDWHGSLDAYAADKGRVYAGVEVACVYNAADRTTEDLVREADVADGAVAVGFTLGSPGVGQVGLVDRMLVDRGFAALRHTHAAELATFDDLAHLAGPDGLAPHVVQDALAAAALALAHGVPPEAVGAGLRAYAPGAHRIATVAEVDGVRYVDDSKATNAHAAAASLAAFAPRSVVWLAGGLAKGATFDDLVAARADRLHAVVLIGVDPAPLADALARHAPQVPVVRVDPGDTGTVMTRAVTEARRLADARGAGTTVLLAPACASMDQFSSYAARGEAFAAEVRALQPRG
- the ftsW gene encoding putative lipid II flippase FtsW, giving the protein MAQTTDAPAPGTPRAPSRLGQWNSAVTSYYLLVGASMLLLVLGLVMVLSSSSVESLASGDSPYAVFLGQAQFALIGLPLMWLASRVPTRAYKRLAWPLLAVGIAGQLLVFSPLGLSKGGNRGWIYLPGFSAQPSEALKLALVVWLGAILVRKQPLFDDWKHAAIPALPVAAGAIGLVLLGHDLGTGITMFILVAGALFVAGVPMRIFAVAGVGAAAVVAVMAVASDNRVGRIMDFFSGDCDPTDGCYQTKHGLQALATGGWFGLGLGQSREKWSYLPEAHNDFIYAIIGEELGLIGTLLVLVLFGVLAFAMFRIIARHPDPFAQVVTGGVAAWIIGQALVNMGVVVGLLPVIGVPLPLVSAGGSALITTLVALGVVVSFARTEPGAAEALAARPSVVRRSLAVIGRTRA
- the murC gene encoding UDP-N-acetylmuramate--L-alanine ligase; its protein translation is MTAPDATPGGENPEQPRPRAVLLAGGGTAGHVNPLLAVAEELRARDPELHLAVLGTAEGLESRLVPERGLEMHVVPKVPLPRRPTPDWFRLPRLLRAAVDAAGVAIDETGAQAVVGFGGYVSTPAYLAARSRGVPVVVHEQNARAGLANRLGARTAAAVAVTFPGTRLPRAQVTGLPLRPEIAGLLADRARDPEGTRRRAAAELGFDPARVTLLVTGGSLGAVSVNRAVAAQARAILATGAEVLHLTGAGKAEDVRAAVRGVPGAERYHVREYLGEMEQALAVADLVLCRSGAGTVSELAALGIPAVYVPLPVGNGEQRLNAQPVVAEGGGLLVADEDLTGEWIAAHLLPLLDPAAADERREMGAAAARVGVPDAAARVADLVLEALAEGERRAAEQAEAERLAAERAEAEAAAAAARAADGDAPEGADAGPADAEPDAAPAEEPAPHGSALDDLGRVHLLGVGGAGMSAVAGLLVARGLTVSGSDAHEGPALAGLREAGVTVHVGHDAAHVEDVDTVVRSSAVRDTNPEVARARERGIPVLHRSDALAALMAGRIGIAVAGAHGKTTTSTMVATALAAAGREDPVLDPSYAIGGTVLTAEGAGPGYRTGAGEVFVAEADESDGSFLAYAPAVAVVTNVEPDHLDHYGTTEAFEAAFQAFADRVLDGGALVACLDDPGAARLVAAVRDRLTRRGVRVLTYGTDAAIAADDAGPDLVLGPVRATGGRWHVTLTSRSAEVPGADLELAVPGEHNAANAAAAYLAAWAVGADAAAVAAGLGEFRGTGRRFEDRGTAGGVRVVDDYAHHPTEVAALLRTARQVAGDGRVHVLFQPHLYSRTRTFATEFGAALDLADTVVVTDVYAAREDPAPEVSGDTIVQRVPTPGRAAFVADGHDAARAVAAAAAPGDLVLTVGAGDVTLLAAEVLEALGAPEPGDGGSGTA
- a CDS encoding cell division protein FtsQ/DivIB; this translates as MSQGSAARFAERARARQRLAWRQILLVAGSVVVVAGLAWVLLLSPALALDREQVAVTGAGTVVAVDQVRAVVDEEAGTPLTRLDTARLRTALLDVPGVRDVVLTRDWPHGLSVALVSREPVAAVPESADVVERAEDAGESGGAGYALVDEEGVQVGRADAPPEGLPVVEVPVGEARILAAALGVLHALPEALLADIGQVSAGTQDTVSFVLRDGATVEWGSAQDVSLKAAVLQALRAAPETAGSARYDVSAPTMPVVG
- the ftsZ gene encoding cell division protein FtsZ, which translates into the protein MAAPQNYLAVIKVVGIGGGGVNAVNRMIEVGLKGVEFIAINTDAQALLMSDADVKLDVGRELTRGLGAGADPEVGKKAAEDHAEEIEDVLRGADMVFVTAGEGGGTGTGGAPVVARIARSLGALTIGVVTRPFTFEGRRRTVQADSGIEALRAEVDTLIVIPNDRLLSISDRSVSVLDAFRSADQVLLSGVQGITDLITTPGLINLDFADVKSVMQGAGSALMGIGSARGEDRAVQAAELAISSPLLEASIDGAHGVLLSIQGGSDLGLFEINEAARLVQEAAHPEANIIFGAVIDDALGDEVRVTVIAAGFDGGAPVVRRDARGLGQVSAGRAGQAPAAIPPSAAVPTTTAAHAAVPPRPVNPDEERAAAASDVPAFLSPDQAGTSQLEVPRIFEEEVARRKEDDLDVPDFLK
- the pgeF gene encoding peptidoglycan editing factor PgeF, which produces MLPVLEVDLGPGVRAGFTTRVGGVSAAPWDELNLGLGVGDDPAAVRENRARVGAWAGAPVAFARQVHGADVHVLGGPDEAAADAVADADALVTALRGTAVGVLVADCVPVLLADAPAGVVAAVHAGRRGLAAGVLQAALAEMVARGADPERVRAAVGPAISGPRYEVPAEMQAEVAALVPEAACTTAWGTPGLDLPAGAAAVLRRAGVRDVHEPGWCTDTESRFYSFRRAQRTGGTTGRSAGVVALV
- a CDS encoding cell division protein SepF, with amino-acid sequence MAGTLRKTMLYLGLADDRGEHDQYVDEYDEPEATVGQDYEAEVTPLHRTAAPVERPVAAPAPRHDGEVRRITTIHPRSYNDARKIGEAFRENTPVIMNLSDMDDSDAKRLVDFAAGLIFGLHGAIERVTNKVFLLSPSSVEITGDGRPAEGSRAGFFNQS
- a CDS encoding YggT family protein, translating into MTFVLGLLQLVVLAFILVLLVRLVLDWVQYFARDWRPRGAALVVAEITYSVTDPPLRALRRVIPPLTLGSVRLDLAFLVLMLGCSFLLSLLGWLAV
- a CDS encoding DivIVA domain-containing protein, encoding MALLTADDVLNKKFQATKFREGYDQDEVDDFLDEVVNTLRETQSENEELKAKLAAAERRIAELSRQGAQSAAAPKPEAEKPAPVAAPAPVAPAPTPAPAPVATAPVQPQRQSEPESATGMLALAQKLHDDYVRSGQEEGDRIVNEAKGQAQRIVREAEETSARTLSELEQERSILERKIDELRVFERDYRTRLKSYLENLLGDLDNRASALPQRGAQGATPSGDRI
- a CDS encoding TraR/DksA family transcriptional regulator gives rise to the protein MAINDSLSAPAPRTLPDLTDAATRFPVRAGEEPWTEQEVQEIAAELVAEIDRLTAELAAADEELSELLRNSGDGAGDDQADSGSSALEREHELTLVNNTRDMLEQTTRALARIDAGTFGRCDSCGEAIGKARVQAFPRATLCVACKQREERR